One window from the genome of Plasmodium relictum strain SGS1 genome assembly, chromosome: 12 encodes:
- the P48/45 gene encoding 6-cysteine protein, putative has protein sequence MFYYIRKFNIIFLFYIVVIVKTIKGDEDYTSPSELNDKISGFLGYKCNFSTKGVHNLEPDILEYRSVFCSINSYFIYDKIRLMIPKIDSSSKFKILPGQCFQKVYVDFDKKVETDISDLGLVEYEINEDDSSQDYTEKTITISPFNNSDVEFFCFCDNTGKIVSDVEGRSALVHVHVLKYPHDIISINLTNDSFPYLKNPKGKDDFQDNALEILLNPSELLVLACELIDKQCFQKPKYNDIYKSNKIIYHKKFAIFKAPAYIKYGDMDAVCTCKVDSTPYSIVLKPKQEKRIIQGCDFSTDDTSEQFSNSIDLKKAEDNSPVNCEIELKEKYYDHLIGLRCPGEIIPDCFFQVYQPEEEQLEPSKIVHLDSHLNVGDIEYYEDSKNGNKVKIFGIVGSIPKDTSFTCLCKNDKKTGYMTVKLASAYYGFLAKIFIFLIVIILLYI, from the coding sequence atgttttattatattagaaaatttaatataatttttttattttatatcgTGGTAATAGTTAAAACAATTAAAGGAGATGAAGATTATACATCTCCTAGtgaattaaatgataaaatttcTGGATTTCTAGGAtataaatgtaatttttCAACAAAAGGTGTTCATAATTTAGAACCAGATATACTTGAATATAGATCTGTTTTTTGCAGtataaattcatattttatatatgacAAGATAAGGTTAATGATTCCTAAAATTGATAGCTcatcaaaatttaaaattttgcCAGGGCAATGTTTTCAAAAGGTATATGTtgattttgataaaaaagtTGAAACGGATATTTCTGATTTAGGTTTAGTAGAATATGAAATTAATGAAGATGATTCTTCTCAAGATTATACAGAAAAAACTATAACAATATCACCATTTAATAACTCAGATGtagaatttttttgtttttgtgaTAATACAGGAAAAATTGTATCAGATGTAGAAGGAAGAAGTGCTTTAGTGCATGTTCATGTATTAAAATATCCACATGATATCATATCTATTAACTTAACAAATGATTCATTTCCTTACTTAAAAAATCCAAAAGGTAAGGATGACTTTCAAGATAACGCTTTAGAGATACTATTAAATCCAAGTGAACTTCTAGTATTAGCTTGTGAACTAATAGATAAGCAATGTTTTCAAAAACCCAAATATAATGacatatataaaagtaataaaattatttatcataaaaaatttgcAATATTCAAGGCTCCtgcatatattaaatatggAGATATGGACGCTGTCTGTACTTGCAAGGTAGATAGTACTCCTTATAGTATAGTTCTAAAACCAAAACAAGAAAAGAGAATAATACAAGGATGTGATTTTTCTACTGATGATACTAGCGAACAATTTTCAAATAGtattgatttaaaaaaagctGAAGATAATTCACCAGTTAATTGTGAAATTgagttaaaagaaaaatattatgatcATTTAATAGGTTTGAGATGTCCAGGTGAAATTATACCAGATTGCTTTTTTCAAGTATATCAACCTGAAGAAGAACAATTAGAGCCATCGAAAATAGTCCATTTAGATTCACACTTAAATGTTGGAGATATTGAATATTATGAAGATAGtaaaaatggaaataaagtaaaaatatttggTATAGTTGGAAGTATACCAAAAGATACATCGTTTACTTGTTTATGTaagaatgataaaaaaaCTGGATATATGACAGTTAAATTAGCATCAGCTTATTATGGATTCTTGgcaaaaatttttatatttttaattgttataatattattatacatttaa
- the P47 gene encoding 6-cysteine protein, putative yields the protein MKFLLPIVLFFLYFIKNNVEMKENINSYLCDFYFNPSTSVKPVLGGKHDEPEEVACLVNNPILGEIIFLVCPKRKDDYSDIELVPSSCFSSHLYSPYTSGKNEKNIEKLDIDDTYTHVFSYDDYEIRTFRLPNHYKYDKIIYCRCDNRKTEKEHDDKQKYQGKTGLVKIILNSGIKKPKVIDLTSDKPKNDDITIDKNNITLNVVESEIIELKINDEARIIDSNDCASIINTRYNVLSSPFALRTPTVFLREINCEITIEKKVGSIHKITIKGNKTKNIEGCDFTKPKGEGIFKHGFVLSNISEEEKICTVYIGSSKKNIVAGLKCPYKLTPTFCFSHVLYEKKINNDKVFKTFLLRDILETNDIEYYTNGKGSLMVGLPTKSYKYATVRCICENKGKRGIMELKIASSYISFINFILLLITFILLYLF from the coding sequence ATGAAGTTTTTATTACcaattgttttatttttcctttattttataaagaataatgttgaaatgaaagaaaatattaattcatATCTGTgtgatttttattttaatccTTCAACTTCTGTTAAACCAGTTCTAGGAGGGAAACATGATGAACCTGAAGAAGTTGCATGTTTAGTAAATAATCCTATTTTAggagaaataatttttttagtgtGCCCTAAAAGAAAAGACGACTATTCAGATATAGAATTAGTTCCTTCTAGTTGTTTTTCTTCTCATCTTTATTCTCCATATACATCaggaaaaaatgaaaaaaatattgaaaaactGGATATAGATGATACATATACTCATgttttttcttatgatgaTTATGAAATTAGAACTTTTAGATTGCCAAATCAttataaatatgataaaattatttattgtaGATGTGATAACAGAAAAACAGAAAAAGAACACGACGATAAACAGAAATACCAAGGGAAAACAGGACTAgttaaaattattcttaaTAGTGGGATAAAAAAACCAAAAGTGATTGACCTTACGTCTGATAAACCTAAAAATGATGATATTAcgatagataaaaataatattaccTTAAATGTAGTAGAAAGTGAAATAATTGAACTTAAAATTAATGATGAGGCTCGTATAATTGATAGTAATGATTGTGCTAGCATAATAAATACAAGATATAATGTACTATCATCTCCATTTGCTCTAAGAACTCCCACAGTTTTTCTTAGAGAAATTAATTGCGAAATCACGATTGAAAAGAAAGTAGGAAGTATTCATAAAATTACTATTAAAGGTAATAAAACGAAAAATATAGAAGGTTGTGATTTTACCAAACCTAAAGGAGAAGGTATATTTAAGCATGGATTTGTTTTAAGTAATATATCTgaggaagaaaaaatatgtacAGTTTATATTGGATcaagcaaaaaaaatattgttgCAGGCCTCAAATGCCCTTACAAATTAACTCCCACTTTTTGCTTTAGTCATGttctttatgaaaaaaaaattaataatgataaagtATTTAAAACGTTTTTATTACGAGATATTTTAGAAACCAATGATATTGAGTACTACACTAATGGTAAAGGATCCTTAATGGTAGGACTACCAACAAAATCTTATAAATATGCAACAGTTAGATGCATTTGTGAAAATAAAGGTAAAAGGGGAATAATGGAATTAAAAATTGCATCTAGTTATATTagtttcattaattttattttgctattaattacttttattcttttatatttattttaa
- the LRR4.1 gene encoding leucine-rich repeat protein, putative, with product MEYILSNKEIKRVIEKNEVYYSVIELNDVLYLNNKLYRRIEQLQNLQNLKTLYLNNNALEYINGLDCCTNLIALYLNCNKISKIENLDSLKKLRILNLEDNNIYEIENLDNLIYLEDLNLSNNCIGSKGFSNIANLQKNKNLSILNLSNNQINEDILENLVHLNNLSILYLMNNPILMKYKNYRKLFIHKLKILTFLDYKPIKKEERRCVEAFFEGGFKKEQEEMEKINKQKKIKHENAVECIKFHK from the exons atggaatatattttaagtaacaaagaaattaaaagagtcatagaaaaaaatgaagtatACTATTCTGTTATTGAATTAAATGatgttctttatttaaataacaaaCTATATAGAAGGATAGAACAATTGCAAAATTTGCAAAATTTAAAAACGTTATATTTGAATAACAAtg CTTTAGAATACATAAATGGACTCGATTGTTGTACAAATTTAATTGCATT atatcTTAATTGTAATAAAATTTCCAAAATTGAAAACTTggattctttaaaaaaactaagaatattaaatttagaaGATAACAACATATATGAAATAGAAAATCTag ataatttaatttatttagaaGATTTAAATTTAAGTAACAATTGTATAGGAAGTAAAGGTTTTTCTAATATTgcaaatttacaaaaaaacaaaaatttatctattttaaATCTAAGCAATAATCAAATAAATGAAGAcattttagaaaatttagttcatttaaataatttatcaattttatatttaatgaataatCCAATA ttaatgaaatacaaaaattatagaaaattatttattcataAACTAAAGATATTAACTTTTCTTGATTATAAAccaattaaaaaagaagaaagaaG gTGTGTTGAAGCTTTTTTTGAAGGTGGTTTTAAAAAGGAACAAGAAGaaatggaaaaaataaataaacagaaaaaaataaaacatgaAAATGCCGTAGAATGtataaaatttcataaataa
- the NT1 gene encoding nucleoside transporter 1, putative produces the protein MSVNRDLSKVSSDIEMKEVYMDDHRKELKATNKKKHYLNILTFILIGLSSLNVWNTALGLNINLKYNAFQMTGLVCSSIVALFIDIPKKFLPYFLGALAILSAGFQISHQFLSESQFSIYCLITFIIIGIMAGLAQTIAFNIGSTMKENMGGYMSAGIGISGVFIFVINLLLDQFVSTEKKYGINREKLLYLYFICEICLILAIILCVFNLELTKIKVKKDDDSISERSLSYMELFKDSYKAIITIFFVNWLTLQLFPGVGHKKWQESHDISDNNVTIIVGMFQVFDFISRYPPNLSHMKYMKFFTFSLNKLLIANILRVIFVPWFILNAAVDNSFFSNTAQQCLCMALFAFTNGWFNTVPFLVFVQELKKAKKPKDIETISTFMVIAMFVGLFSGIWTTYIYDLFPIVN, from the coding sequence ATGAGTGTAAACAGGGACTTATCAAAAGTTAGTAGCGATATTGAAATGAAAGAAGTATATATGGATGATCATAGAAAAGAGCTAAAAgctactaataaaaaaaagcattATTTGAATATATTAACCTTCATATTAATTGGTCTGAGTTCATTAAATGTATGGAACACAGCCTTGggattaaatattaatttaaaatataatgctTTTCAAATGACAGGTTTAGTATGTTCTTCTATAGTAGCACTGTTCATTGATATACCCAAAAAGTTCTTGCCATATTTTTTAGGAGCATTAGCTATATTATCAGCTGGTTTTCAAATATCACACCAATTTTTAAGTGAATCCCAATTTAGTATATATTGTTTGATTACTTTTATAATCATAGGAATAATGGCAGGGTTAGCACAAACGATTGCTTTTAACATTGGATCAACTATGAAAGAAAACATGGGTGGGTACATGTCGGCAGGAATAGGTATATCAGGAGTCTTTATTTTTGTGATAAATTTACTGCTTGATCAGTTTGTATcaacagaaaaaaaatatggaatAAATAGAGAAaagttattatatttatattttatttgtgAAATATGTTTAATCCTTGCAATTATACTTtgtgtttttaatttagaattaacaaaaataaaagtaaaaaaagatGATGACAGTATCTCTGAAAGAAGTTTATCATATATGGAATTATTCAAAGATAGCTATAAAGCTATTATAACTATTTTCTTTGTAAATTGGCTAACTTTACAATTATTTCCGGGAGTTGGTCATAAAAAATGGCAAGAAAGCCATGACATTTCTGATAATAATGTTACTATTATAGTTGGAATGTTTCAAGTATTTGATTTTATTAGTAGATATCCACCTAACCTATCTCACatgaaatatatgaaattttttactttttcattaaataaattattaatagcTAATATTCTTCGTGTTATATTTGTACCTTGGTTTATTTTAAATGCTGCAGTTGAtaactcttttttttctaacaCTGCTCAACAATGTTTGTGTATGGCCCTTTTTGCTTTTACAAATGGTTGGTTTAACACCGTTCCATTTTTAGTTTTTGTtcaagaattaaaaaaagccAAAAAACCAAAAGATATTGAAACAATTTCTACTTTTATGGTTATAGCTATGTTTGTTGGCTTATTTTCAGGTATATGGACTACTTATATTTATGACTTGTTCCCAATTGTAAATTGa
- the TOP3 gene encoding DNA topoisomerase 3, putative, producing MARMKVLNVAEKPSVASSIAEILSKGNQHKKKSYSKYNPVFTFEYKIKNDIWFMNVTSVTGHLTEQKFEDKYKNWSNTDPQELFDAKIITYVENDKKAIENNLKKYSKDCHMLVLWLDCDREGEHICFEVINTCYKTNKKLKIKRAQFSAVTEKDIIYAINNLKEPNRNLAYSVDVRREIDLRMGSIFTRFMTIRYIELVRNETNIISYGPCQFPTLGFVVNRYLDIKNFKNEYFWYIKMQYLYDEDDNNNITHKKKKSKKKEKNMNNSNIIDFTWSRIKLFDHLYVVLIYEKLLKNPLCRITNIYEKETKKHRPFPLNTLQMTKLVSKFFHISSKECMNIAEKLYNKGYISYPRTETNYFNDNMDLLKIVNELSKNNLFGWYASKLTQDNNFKEPRKGKLNDKAHPPIHPVKNMNRSDKIDEKEWILYEFICRYFLAVCSDNAIGFNSKVIARIGEEQFFCKGLKIIKKNYLEIYIYEKWNDKIIPTFHVNDEFFPYSLLIEEGITQPPNLLSESNLLSLMDKFKIGTDATMHEHIENIQKRNYVTKNSKSLFIPTNLGIALILSYKKFKDIGVDLTEPSLRAKMEKDMSLVASGTKEKNEIIRNYIDIMKYIYQEIYNRIELLDKSIHYYLKNAEIIY from the coding sequence atggCTCGTATGAAAGTTTTAAATGTAGCTGAGAAACCTTCTGTTGCTTCGTCCATAGCAGAAATATTAAGTAAAGGAAAtcaacataaaaaaaaaagttatagtAAATATAATCCAGTTTTTACAtttgaatataaaataaagaatgaCATTTGGTTTATGAACGTAACATCGGTTACTGGCCATTTAACAGAACAGAAGTTTGAAGATAAATACAAAAACTGGAGTAATACTGATCCTCAGGAATTATTCGAtgcaaaaataataacatatGTTGAAAATGACAAGAAAGctattgaaaataatttgaaaaaatattcgAAGGATTGCCATATGTTAGTGTTATGGTTAGATTGTGATAGAGAAGGAGAACATATTTGTTTTGAAGTTATAAACACTTGTTATAAAACtaataaaaagttaaaaataaaaagagcACAATTTTCTGCTGTTACtgaaaaagatattatttatgctataaataatttaaaagaaccAAATAGAAATTTAGCTTATAGTGTAGATGTAAGAAGAGAAATAGACTTAAGAATGGGTTCGATCTTTACGAGATTTATGACTATTAGATATATAGAATTAGTAAGAAATGAAACAAATATTATTAGTTATGGGCCATGTCAATTTCCTACTTTAGGTTTTGTAGTTAATAGGTatttagatataaaaaattttaaaaatgaatatttttggTATATTAAAATGCAATATTTATATGATGAAGATGATAATAACAATATcacacataaaaaaaaaaaaagtaaaaaaaaagaaaaaaatatgaataattctAATATTATAGATTTTACATGGTCtagaataaaattatttgatcATTTATATGTTGTTCTTATATATGAAAAGCTATTAAAAAATCCTTTATGTAGAATCACcaatatttatgaaaaagaaacaaaaaagcATCGCCCTTTTCCTCTAAATACTTTACAAATGACTAAACTagtttcaaaattttttcatatttcttCAAAAGAATGCATGAATATAGcagaaaaattatacaatAAGGGATATATTAGTTATCCAAGAACAGaaacaaattattttaatgacAATATGGATTTACTAAAAATAGTTAATGAATTAAGTAAAAACAACCTTTTTGGATGGTATGCTAGTAAATTAACTcaagataataattttaaagaacctagaaaaggaaaattaaatgataaagCACATCCTCCTATACACCCGGTTAAGAATATGAATAGATCAGATAAAATAGATGAGAAAGAATGGATACTATATGAATTTATTTGTAGGTATTTTTTAGCTGTTTGCAGTGATAATGCGATCGGATTTAATAGTAAGGTTATTGCAAGAATTGGAGAAGAGCAATTTTTTTGCAAAGgactaaaaataataaagaaaaattatctagaaatttatatatatgagaAATGGAATGACAAAATTATACCTACATTTCATGTTAATGATGAATTTTTTCCATATAGTTTGTTAATAGAAGAAGGTATAACTCAGCCACCGAATTTGTTATCAGAATCaaatttattatcattaatgGACAAATTCAAAATAGGAACAGATGCAACAATGCATGAacatatagaaaatattcaGAAGAGAAATTATGTAACTAAAAATTCGAAATCTCTTTTTATACCAACTAATTTAGGTATTGCATTAATTTtgtcttataaaaaatttaaagatatAGGAGTAGATTTAACAGAACCCTCCTTAAGAGCTAAAATGGAAAAGGATATGTCATTAGTTGCCTCTGGCACAAAggagaaaaatgaaattataagaaattatattgatataatgaaatacatatatcaagaaatatataacagAATAGAATTATTAGATAAAAGTATACactattatttaaagaatgcagaaattatttattga
- the ALBA4 gene encoding DNA/RNA-binding protein Alba 4, putative, which translates to MENDKKYNQKQNNNDENEFPNSKVLLISVKRTRRFLERTARELLAGGTRYIILSGLGDALPLCVQLQSSLQSKNAAVVVKIETSYSYFNSNYSYTPGLKIYMEKHPDFKGSRISPGYVSFHDKTDTFTPIYDENPTEYICSLNAGDNNLYVGGDGINGAFSELLSSHNQSVDKYESLFKELLNKAVKENGEKTDEEVKSVLYENVDKKYPDVKLALCRIRNCLKKGNDYTTGSVFIVTFKKNFPYKKEKNMGMVYVVGPKGKNCNSVEEFLDAVQETAENLMTALCDYNGLVKREEIKHVRMNTCRICLFSGSIYKHPNASKLDIAKSILNGLAIGYRHGPSPRLNFAYDENVFKDAWVETTGLQVFNHND; encoded by the exons atggaaaatgacaaaaaatataaccaGAAACAAAATAAcaatgatgaaaatgaattCCCGAATTCAAAAGTTTTGCTTATATCAGTAAAAAGGACAAGAAGGTTTTTAGAAAGAACAGCGAGAGAACTGTTAGCTGGTGGGACAAGATATATCATTTTAAGTGGATTAGGAGATGCTTTACCTTTGTGTGTGCAGTTACAATCTTCTTTACAATCAAAAAATGCTGCTGTTGTAGTAAAAATTGAAACGTCGTATAGCTACTTTAATTCTAATTATTCTTATACACCAggtttaaaaatatatatggaGAAGCATCCTGATTTCAAAGGATCAAGAATATCACCAGGTTATGTAAGTTTTCATGACAAAACAGATACTTTCACTCCTATTTATGACGAAAATCCAACTGAATATATTTGTTCATTAAATGCTGGTGATAATAATTTGTATGTTGGCGGAGATGGTATTAATGGAGCCTTTTCCGAACTTTTATCTTCTCATAATCAATCTGTTGATAAATATGAATCCTTATTCaaa GAATTGTTAAATAAAGCAGTAAAAGAAAATGGAGAAAAGACAGATGAAGAAGTGAAATCtgttttatatgaaaatgtAGACAAAAAATATCCTGATGTAAAATTAGCATTATGTAGAATTCGAAATTGTTTAAAGAAGGGAAATGATTACACAACTGGATCAGTTTTTATTGtgacttttaaaaaaaatttcccttataaaaaagagaaaaatatgGGAATGGTTTATGTAGTTGGACCCAAAGGAAAAAATTGCAATTCAGTAGAAGAATTTTTAGATGCAGTTCAAGAAACAGCAGAGAATTTAATGACAGCATTATGTGATTATAATGGATTAGTAAAAAGAGAAGAGATAAAGCATGTGAGAATGAATACATGTAGAATATGCTTATTTTCAGGaagtatatataaacatCCTAATGCATCTAAACTAGATATAGCAAAATCCATTTTAAATGGATTAGCTATTGGATACAGACATGGCCCATCTCCTAGATTAAATTTTGCATACGATGAAAATGTTTTTAAAGATGCGTGGGTAGAAACAACGGGTTTACAAGTTTTTAATCACaatgattaa
- the ECT gene encoding ethanolamine-phosphate cytidylyltransferase, putative — MKNQFLVDTIYNHDYLKNILGLLKSIRKNNKLEYIEELCEQNEIEENDEIFQVFLNELNHICKCCNDKEIEKKNDDTTLYEDLKDMNSSFSNNSEEINDFEIESNISTHEKNKVTRIYVDGIFDLSHSGHFNAMRQAKKLGDIVVVGINSDDDALKSKGVMPIYTQEERGALIGGCKWVDEVIIGTKYNVNMELLEKYNCDYAAHGSDLVCDRNGKCCYEEVKKNNKLKIFERSYGISSTTIINHLLQAVNSNKTTCSDTNNTLLNEIKDKNNVNDSNTISTCNINNTSDHNYKNTNSANKEKNNLNKKNSDSINIEEKNNNMEEEDTKIRSCENILSPKHILNRNRCYLTTSLLYQFIDNNEKKKRNKVVYVDGSFDIFHIGHLKILENAKKLGDFLLVGMHDDDVVRKMKGKYFPVVSLLERTLNVLSMRVVDDVVIGAPWVITESFIKRFHIDVVVRGTIVDYIYSNNEIDPYAVPKKLNIYKELSSQSSITTFEIIERIKKNKKYLMNNMYKRSKKEENIWKVSNSYVLT, encoded by the exons atgaaaaaccAATTTTTAGTTGATACTATTTATAATCATgattatttgaaaaatattcttggtttattaaaaagtataaggaagaataataaattagaatATATAGAAGAATTATGTGAGCAAAatgaaatagaagaaaatgatgaaatatttcaagtatttttaaatgagtTAAATCACATATGTAAATGTTGTAACgataaagaaatagaaaaaaaaaacgatGATACTACTCTTTATGAAGACTTGAAAGATATGAATAgttctttttctaataattctGAAGAGATAAATGATTTTGAAATAGAATCTAACATTTCAAcacatgaaaaaaataaagtcaCAAGGATATATGTAGATGGTATATTTGATTTATCACATTCTGGTCATTTTAATGCTATGAGGCAAGCAAAAAAGTTAGGAGATATTGTAGTGGTAGGAATCAATTCAGATGATGATGCTTTGAAATCAAAAGGAGTCATGCCAATTTATACACAAGAAGAAAGAGGTGCATTGATAGGAGGATGCAAGTGGGTTGATGAAGTTATTATAGGAACAAAATATAATGTAAATATGGAATtgttagaaaaatataattgcGATTATGCTGCTCACGGAAGTGATTTAGTATGTGATCGTAACGGGAAATGTTGCTATgaagaagtaaaaaaaaataataaattaaaaatttttgaaaGAAGTTATGGGATATCAAGTACTACTATAATTAACCATTTATTACAAGCAgttaatagtaataaaacTACATGTAGTGATACAAATAATACTTTATTAAACGaaattaaagataaaaacAATGTTAATGATTCTAATACAATATCCACatgtaatattaataatactaGTGAccataattataaaaatacgaATTCTGcgaataaagaaaaaaataatcttaataaaaaaaattcagatTCAATTAacatagaagaaaaaaataataatatggaAGAGGAAGATACTAAAATAAGATCTtgtgaaaatatattaagtccaaaacatattttaaatagaaaTAGATGTTACTTAACTACATCTTTATTATATCAATTTATAGATaataacgaaaaaaaaaagagaaacaAAGTAGTTTACGTAGATGGATCTTTtgatatttttcatattggGCATTTAAAAATTCTAGAAAATGCTAAAAAATTAGGagattttttattagtagGAATGCATGATGACGATGTTGTTAGAAAAATGAAAGGAAAATACTTTCCAGTAGTTTCTTTACTAGAAAGAACTCTAAATGTGTTGTCTATGAGAGTTGTTGATGACGTAGTTATAGGTGCTCCTTGGGTAATTACAGAAAGTTTTATAAAACGTTTTCATATTGATGTGGTTGTTAGGGGAACTATTGTtgattatatttattctaaTAATGAAATTGATCCATATGCTGTACCaaaaaaactaaatatatacaaGGAATTATCATCACAATCA agtATCACAACTTTTGAAATTATtgaaagaattaaaaaaaacaaaaaatatttaatgaataacATGTATAAAAG GagtaaaaaagaagaaaatatatggAAAGTTAGTAACTCATATGTTTTAAcataa
- a CDS encoding G-beta repeat protein, putative, giving the protein MNIQNKPQIIEHINYSVDNTIYEVKWIDDKSKILAVGELLDKKGYINIYNLNKGKFTCDSSNKTNKGIKTITPFYSYTGNYTIACGSFDGSILLYDINNMSKEYYKIKKHNKLINKIDCKSYKNNNIIVTASRDGSVKIFDIRTYQDVVSLEPPKNSAYIPDCWCVATGNNYIEENSYCGIEEENMNICAGYDNGDIKFFDLKMMALEHEVNVNNGVCSISYDRKEAKKNKMICSTLEGNIYLFNLDVYSEDTGYSYRKDKIISGTCWGTPFLPQNRDIFASLGGDGNLILYKYIYPEKNHVFDEAKGCKRGIVGELNKLNDLNISTQPIISFDWNKQKLGLCALASLDQTIKVYIITKLNLY; this is encoded by the exons atgaatatACAAAATAAGCCTCAAATAATTGAGCATATAAATTATTCTGTTGATAATACTATTTATGAAGTGAAATGGATAGATGATAAATCTAAAATATTAGCTGTTGGTGAACTATTAGATAAAAAAGGTTATATaaacatttataatttaaataaaggaAAATTCACGTGTGATTCTAGCAACAAAACAAATAAAGGAATAAAAACAATTACTcctttttattcttatacTGGGAATTATACCATTGCCTGTg gTTCTTTTGATGGGAGTATACTTCTTtatgatattaataatatgtctaaagaatattataaaataaaaaaacataataagttaataaataaaatagattGCAAAagctataaaaataataatattattgtaACTGCAAGTAGAGATGGTTCAGTGAAAATTTTTGACATAAGAACATATCaagat GTGGTAAGTTTAGAACCTCCAAAAAATTCAGCGTATATTCCTGATTGTTGGTGTGTTGCAACAg GAAATAACTATATAGAAGAAAACTCATATTGTGGaatagaagaagaaaatatgaatatttgtGCTGGATATGACAATGGtgatattaaattttttgatttaaaaatgatGGCTCTTGAACATGAg GTTAATGTTAACAATGGTGTTTGTTCTATTAGTTATGATAGAAAAGAAGCAAAGAAAAACAAGATGATTTGTTCAACTTTAGAAGGAAATATTTACCTTTTTAATTTAGATGTATATAGTGAAGATACTGGATATTCTTAcagaaaagataaaataatttcag GAACTTGCTGGGGTACTCCATTTTTACCTCAAAATCGTGACATTTTTGCTTCACTAGGGGGTGATggaaat ttaattttgtataaatatatatacccAGAGAAAAATCATGTTTTTGATGAAGCAAAAGGATGTAAAAGAGGAATTGTTggagaattaaataaattaaatgatttaaatatatctaCACAACCAATAATTTCATTTGATTggaataaacaaaaattagGTCTTTGTGCTTTAGCTTCATTAGATCAAACAATTAAAGTTTATATAATTACCAAgctaaatttatattaa